One segment of Kogia breviceps isolate mKogBre1 chromosome 14, mKogBre1 haplotype 1, whole genome shotgun sequence DNA contains the following:
- the C14H16orf82 gene encoding LOW QUALITY PROTEIN: protein TNT (The sequence of the model RefSeq protein was modified relative to this genomic sequence to represent the inferred CDS: inserted 2 bases in 2 codons; substituted 2 bases at 2 genomic stop codons): protein MGPPRGGITSLPGQVTLQATAERELFVSFLEEGTITMGTEPANQNTPFXRGSLLNXASSAQPHHLQHXEASRXPLTLEKPSQPPPTFLQGRQGESPAWNAQGQGPGLQPPSSEPPSPAWPCNDTGATQEPLSDSGGDLGNTRSRESDMPPSLQHSSLERCSDISLLSSGYAGDEENSEVSLLGGSRIVRLNRRPRAQAGGPQTSQVCAIYSPNQLKSRLAGQADSTAQTGREK from the exons ATGGGGCCACCCAGAGGAGGAATTACCTCTCTCCCTGGACAGGTCACACTCCAGGCCACGGCTGAGCGGGAACTCTTTGTCTCGTTCCTGGAAGAAG GCACCATCACCATGGGAACTGAGCCAGCCAATCAGAACACTCCCT TAAGGGGGAGCCTTCTAAATTGAGCCTCCTCTGCCCAGCCACACCACCTCCAACACTGAGAGGCCTCCA AACCCCTCACCCTGGAGAAACCAAGTCAGCCTCCCCCTACTTTCCTCCAGGGTAGACAAGGGGAGtctcctgcctggaatgctcaGGGCCAAGGTCCAGGTCTACAGCCACCCAGCTCAGAGCCCCCTTCCCCCGCGTGGCCATGCAATGACACGGGAGCCACTCAGGAGCCCCTGAGCGATTCTGGTGGTGACCTGGGAAACACCAGGAGCCGCGAGAGCGACATGCCGCCGAGCCTGCAGCACTCCAGCCTGGAGAGATGCAGTGACATCAGTCTGTTGAGCAGCGGGTACGCGGGGGATGAGGAGAACAGCGAGGTCAGCTTGCTGGGAGGCAGTCGAATCGTGCGGCTGAACAGAAGGCCCCGCGCCCAGGCAGGCGGCCCCCAGACCAGCCAGGTTTGCGCCATCTACTCTCCCAACCAGCTGAAGAGCCGGCTGGCCGGTCAAGCTGACAGCACCGCGCAGACTGGAAGGGAAAAGTGA